One Rossellomorea aquimaris DNA window includes the following coding sequences:
- the hemQ gene encoding hydrogen peroxide-dependent heme synthase encodes MAEPAQTLDGWYSLHDFRAMDWTTWKMLPSEERASAIAEFHRFLDKLNSTQDAKEGSHALYTIVGQKADFMLMILRPTMEELNELENEFNKLKIAEFTIPTFSYVSVVELGNYMPSEGDPYENPYVQERIYPILPKANHICFYPMDKRRQGNDNWYMLPMEERRDMMRSHGMIGRQYAGKVKQIITGSVGFDDYEWGVTLFADDVLQFKKLVYEMRFDEVSARYGEFGTFYVGNLLKEESIAKFLHVN; translated from the coding sequence TTGGCAGAACCGGCACAAACGTTAGATGGTTGGTATTCCCTGCATGATTTTCGCGCGATGGATTGGACGACCTGGAAGATGCTTCCGAGTGAAGAAAGAGCCTCAGCGATTGCAGAATTCCACCGTTTCTTAGATAAGTTAAACAGCACGCAGGATGCGAAAGAAGGAAGTCACGCTCTTTACACGATCGTTGGTCAAAAAGCAGACTTCATGCTAATGATCCTTCGTCCTACGATGGAAGAATTGAATGAGCTGGAAAATGAATTCAACAAGCTGAAGATCGCTGAATTCACTATTCCGACATTCTCTTATGTTTCTGTAGTGGAACTCGGCAACTACATGCCTTCAGAAGGCGATCCTTATGAGAATCCATATGTACAGGAGCGCATCTACCCGATCCTTCCGAAAGCGAACCATATCTGCTTCTATCCAATGGACAAGCGTCGCCAGGGTAATGATAACTGGTACATGCTTCCGATGGAAGAGCGTCGCGACATGATGAGAAGTCATGGAATGATCGGACGCCAATACGCAGGAAAAGTCAAACAAATCATTACTGGTTCTGTTGGTTTTGATGATTACGAGTGGGGTGTGACCCTATTCGCTGACGACGTCCTTCAATTCAAAAAGCTTGTATACGAAATGCGTTTTGACGAAGTAAGTGCACGTTACGGCGAATTCGGTACCTTCTATGTAGGAAATCTATTAAAAGAAGAATCAATTGCGAAATTCCTTCATGTGAACTAA
- the gerQ gene encoding spore coat protein GerQ, which produces MQGYNPYGQYYGGGQVQGQQYYPQQQGGGGFQVPSPTNAPAPTQNIQGMLPIEESYIENILRLNKGKVATVYTTFENNTEWNAKVFKGIIEAAGRDHLILSDPQTGTRYLIPMIYLDYITFDEEIEYEYPYGAGGSMQSYSQR; this is translated from the coding sequence ATGCAAGGGTATAATCCATATGGTCAGTATTACGGAGGAGGGCAAGTTCAGGGTCAACAATATTATCCCCAACAGCAAGGTGGTGGAGGTTTCCAAGTACCTTCACCGACGAATGCTCCAGCCCCTACTCAAAATATTCAGGGGATGCTGCCGATTGAAGAATCGTATATCGAGAATATTCTTCGCTTGAACAAAGGAAAAGTAGCGACTGTTTACACTACGTTTGAAAACAATACAGAATGGAATGCGAAGGTCTTCAAAGGAATCATTGAAGCCGCGGGCCGGGATCACCTGATCTTGAGTGATCCACAAACGGGGACCAGGTACCTCATCCCAATGATTTACTTAGACTACATTACATTTGATGAAGAAATTGAATATGAATATCCGTATGGAGCTGGAGGCTCTATGCAAAGTTATTCCCAGCGATGA
- a CDS encoding DUF423 domain-containing protein produces the protein MKTFIIIGAINAFLSVALGAFGAHALEGKISKKYIDIWNTGVLYQMFHAIGIIIVGVLMGNVTPTSLLSWSGWLMLIGTILFSGSLYVLSLSGIKVLGAITPLGGVSFLAAWVLLIVFAAKTL, from the coding sequence ATGAAAACATTTATCATTATCGGAGCTATCAACGCCTTTTTATCAGTCGCTTTAGGAGCTTTCGGTGCCCACGCATTGGAAGGGAAAATATCAAAGAAGTATATTGATATTTGGAATACCGGAGTCCTTTATCAGATGTTTCACGCCATCGGAATCATCATTGTCGGGGTACTGATGGGGAATGTGACACCAACCTCATTACTGTCCTGGTCCGGCTGGCTGATGCTGATCGGAACCATTTTATTCTCAGGAAGCCTTTATGTATTGAGCCTTTCCGGAATTAAGGTGCTTGGAGCAATCACACCTCTAGGCGGTGTCAGTTTCTTGGCAGCATGGGTGCTTCTGATTGTCTTTGCAGCGAAAACGTTATAA
- a CDS encoding YwdI family protein, whose amino-acid sequence MNIPHQSLIKKIEHELGKAKSAERSQQIREHVYSIKALCEVLLEENHGASTSAPSFQPQQTMPYLHESQPSQKPVSIQKEEPLETDDGANGNSLFDF is encoded by the coding sequence GTGAATATCCCTCATCAATCATTAATAAAGAAAATAGAACATGAACTCGGAAAGGCAAAATCAGCCGAAAGGTCACAGCAAATCCGTGAGCATGTGTATTCAATAAAGGCTCTATGTGAAGTTTTGTTGGAGGAAAACCACGGGGCATCTACTTCAGCACCTTCGTTTCAACCTCAACAAACAATGCCATATTTACACGAATCACAGCCAAGTCAGAAGCCTGTTTCCATCCAGAAAGAAGAGCCTCTGGAAACGGATGACGGAGCGAATGGAAATTCATTATTCGACTTTTAA
- a CDS encoding uracil-DNA glycosylase yields MKNEKRINCFQCQYFYTTWEPAHPRGCKGYGFKTKAMPSLVVFQSSGSPCMKFKPKVN; encoded by the coding sequence ATGAAAAATGAGAAGCGTATCAACTGCTTTCAATGTCAATATTTCTATACAACCTGGGAGCCGGCTCATCCCCGGGGGTGTAAAGGCTACGGGTTCAAAACGAAAGCCATGCCTTCACTAGTGGTTTTCCAATCCTCAGGAAGTCCCTGCATGAAATTCAAGCCTAAAGTGAATTGA
- a CDS encoding uracil-DNA glycosylase, with amino-acid sequence MTKNFQNDWADILEDELQMEYYQTLREWLKGEYETNTTYPSMHDIFNAFHYTAYEDVKVVLLGQDPYHGPNQAEGLSFSVKKGVKIPPSLRNMYKELQEDIGCPIPAHGSLVKWAEQGVLLLNTVLTVQDGKAHSHRGKGWEQFTDHVISILNEREKPMVFILWGKPAQSKQALIDSSKHYIVTAPHPSPLSAHRGFFGSKPYSQTNDFLRKQGINEIDWCIE; translated from the coding sequence GTGACGAAGAACTTTCAAAACGATTGGGCAGACATTCTGGAAGATGAACTTCAGATGGAATACTATCAGACCTTGAGAGAATGGCTAAAAGGAGAATATGAAACGAACACGACGTATCCTTCCATGCATGATATCTTCAATGCATTTCATTACACAGCATACGAAGATGTAAAGGTTGTATTGCTTGGACAAGATCCGTATCACGGACCGAATCAGGCAGAAGGTTTAAGCTTTTCGGTTAAAAAAGGTGTCAAGATTCCCCCGTCGTTACGAAATATGTACAAAGAGCTTCAGGAGGATATCGGATGTCCGATTCCTGCCCATGGTTCCCTGGTAAAATGGGCAGAACAGGGCGTGCTGCTGTTAAATACCGTCTTGACCGTACAAGATGGGAAAGCGCACTCCCACCGGGGAAAAGGGTGGGAACAATTCACGGATCATGTCATCTCGATCCTGAATGAAAGGGAGAAGCCGATGGTGTTTATTTTATGGGGGAAACCTGCTCAGTCAAAGCAGGCGCTCATCGATTCTTCCAAGCATTATATCGTGACGGCTCCCCATCCGAGTCCATTATCTGCACACAGGGGTTTCTTTGGAAGTAAACCATATTCACAAACAAATGATTTTTTACGGAAACAAGGGATAAACGAGATTGACTGGTGTATTGAATAA
- a CDS encoding DUF4230 domain-containing protein, with the protein MTNQYKKIQEIEAILADLKANERETSASLAFENRSSRRFPAWKLATSVLSFWKNRVLLILLLFILLIGGVSIGVYSWLSGSTFTEEKGAFVERIQEMSSLATAQGFVKAVIEQEDNQLFGKDINTDLPGTKRKLLMVVPGTVLAGVDLQGIDEDDIVVDEEKKEIQLTLPRAEILQDPSIDTENIKTFSVEGIFRNDVDWNEGFALAEVAKDQISQEAIEQGLLQAAEKNAEKSLKGFFEHLGYDVTIQFQD; encoded by the coding sequence TTGACAAATCAATACAAGAAAATACAAGAAATAGAAGCGATTTTAGCGGATTTAAAAGCGAATGAAAGAGAGACCAGTGCCTCTTTGGCTTTTGAGAATAGAAGCAGTAGACGTTTTCCGGCTTGGAAATTAGCAACATCCGTTCTGTCCTTTTGGAAAAATAGAGTGTTGTTGATTCTCCTTCTTTTCATCCTATTAATAGGAGGAGTATCCATAGGGGTCTATTCATGGTTATCCGGCTCCACCTTTACAGAAGAGAAAGGGGCGTTTGTCGAACGGATTCAAGAAATGAGTTCTTTGGCGACGGCTCAAGGGTTTGTAAAGGCCGTGATCGAGCAGGAGGATAATCAACTATTCGGGAAAGACATCAATACAGATCTTCCCGGGACAAAACGTAAGCTTCTGATGGTAGTTCCCGGAACGGTACTTGCAGGGGTTGATTTACAGGGTATCGATGAAGACGATATAGTAGTTGATGAAGAGAAGAAAGAAATTCAATTAACCTTGCCACGTGCAGAGATTCTTCAAGACCCTTCCATTGATACTGAGAACATCAAGACCTTTTCTGTAGAAGGGATCTTCAGAAATGATGTGGACTGGAATGAAGGGTTTGCCCTTGCGGAAGTGGCAAAAGATCAAATCAGTCAGGAAGCGATTGAACAAGGGTTGCTTCAAGCCGCGGAAAAAAACGCAGAGAAATCGTTGAAGGGTTTCTTTGAACATTTGGGCTATGACGTTACGATTCAATTTCAGGACTAG
- a CDS encoding general stress protein, producing the protein MYKVQTAENVVEAKREIEMFTSEGYSKDEIYVFAHDKHRSEHITEATHTESTGIKEQGIIESMSNLFNSRGDELRSKMKSVGMNQAEADVYEEELDKGKLVIVASKEATNNDAKPF; encoded by the coding sequence ATGTATAAAGTTCAAACAGCTGAAAATGTGGTAGAAGCAAAAAGAGAAATTGAAATGTTTACAAGTGAAGGTTATTCTAAAGATGAAATCTATGTGTTCGCCCATGACAAACATCGTTCTGAACACATCACAGAGGCAACCCATACGGAATCCACCGGTATAAAAGAACAAGGAATCATTGAATCCATGAGTAACCTATTCAACAGCCGCGGAGATGAATTGCGTTCGAAAATGAAGTCCGTGGGGATGAACCAGGCAGAAGCAGATGTCTATGAAGAAGAACTCGATAAAGGAAAACTTGTCATCGTCGCTTCCAAAGAAGCAACAAATAATGATGCGAAACCATTCTAG
- the pdxK gene encoding pyridoxine/pyridoxal/pyridoxamine kinase: protein MTLKKTLTIAGSDTSGGAGIQADLKTFQEHGVYGMTALTTVVTMDPNNHWHHQVHPLSIDTLEAQLETVLSVGIDAMKTGMLGTVEIIELAAKKIDAFGLDKVVIDPVMVCKGEDEVLNPETTDAMREHLLKRATVVTPNLFEAGQLAGSGPIKTIDEMKQAAKKIHDLGAKNVVIKGGKQLQHDKALDLFYDGNEFTLLEEEKVETTYNHGAGCTFAAAITSNLANGQDVKEAVQNAKTFVTAAIKHGFKLNEYVGPVMHGAYNRFKK, encoded by the coding sequence ATGACATTGAAAAAAACCCTTACGATCGCTGGATCCGATACGAGCGGTGGAGCAGGGATCCAAGCCGATCTTAAAACGTTCCAGGAGCATGGCGTGTATGGCATGACGGCTCTTACAACGGTTGTTACGATGGATCCGAACAACCATTGGCACCACCAGGTTCATCCATTATCCATTGATACATTGGAAGCGCAACTGGAAACCGTTCTTTCTGTAGGAATCGATGCAATGAAAACAGGCATGCTCGGTACAGTAGAAATCATCGAGCTTGCAGCGAAGAAAATCGATGCATTCGGTTTGGATAAAGTCGTCATCGACCCTGTAATGGTATGTAAGGGTGAAGATGAAGTATTAAACCCTGAAACAACGGATGCCATGAGAGAGCATTTGCTCAAGCGCGCTACCGTCGTAACTCCTAACCTATTCGAAGCAGGTCAGCTTGCCGGGTCAGGTCCGATCAAAACCATTGATGAAATGAAGCAAGCGGCAAAGAAAATTCACGACCTTGGCGCCAAAAACGTTGTCATCAAGGGCGGAAAGCAATTACAGCACGACAAAGCTCTCGATCTATTCTATGACGGAAATGAATTCACTCTCCTGGAAGAGGAAAAAGTAGAAACAACGTATAACCACGGAGCAGGCTGTACATTCGCAGCAGCCATCACTTCCAACCTTGCAAATGGACAAGATGTGAAAGAAGCTGTGCAAAACGCGAAAACCTTTGTTACAGCAGCCATCAAACACGGCTTCAAACTGAACGAATACGTTGGACCTGTCATGCATGGGGCATATAACCGTTTTAAAAAATAA
- a CDS encoding YojF family protein, translating into MEPIKIADVQGIITQLARQDVYIHLETTNGAYASHFNEGFFSAGAYIRNAKVNYEHGKIIGDGPYRVGLKIEIGWIYAEGLTHYEFDEQGRLLLAGHGADGKLAVALEISPTPFS; encoded by the coding sequence ATGGAACCAATCAAGATTGCTGATGTGCAAGGAATCATTACCCAGCTTGCCCGTCAGGACGTTTATATACATTTAGAAACCACCAACGGAGCCTATGCTTCTCACTTTAACGAAGGGTTCTTTTCAGCCGGAGCCTATATCCGCAACGCTAAAGTCAACTATGAGCACGGGAAGATCATCGGGGACGGACCTTACCGTGTCGGTTTGAAAATTGAAATCGGCTGGATTTATGCTGAAGGACTGACTCATTATGAATTCGATGAACAAGGACGCCTGTTACTTGCTGGTCATGGTGCCGATGGAAAACTGGCCGTAGCCCTTGAAATCAGCCCGACGCCTTTCAGCTAA
- the bshB2 gene encoding bacillithiol biosynthesis deacetylase BshB2, with protein MEKERQVLVIFPHPDDEAFGVSGTISTHVKNGTPVTYACLTLGEMGRNLGNPPFATRESLPLIRKKELQKAADVMGIQDLRMMGYRDKTLEFENDEKLSNMVTELIEELNPSLIITFYPDYSVHPDHEATARAVVRAVRRLPKASRPKLHCLAFSKNCEEALGQPDILVDITPVKDQKIGAMKAHISQTAWMLKDLEKGIQQNDPEALKWVTVERFWSYQWENDTVE; from the coding sequence ATGGAAAAAGAAAGACAAGTACTTGTCATCTTTCCTCATCCGGATGATGAAGCATTCGGGGTTTCAGGAACCATTTCCACCCACGTTAAAAATGGAACGCCTGTTACCTACGCCTGCCTCACATTAGGTGAAATGGGAAGAAACTTAGGAAACCCCCCCTTCGCAACAAGAGAGTCGCTTCCACTGATTCGTAAAAAAGAATTACAAAAAGCGGCCGATGTGATGGGAATACAGGATTTACGCATGATGGGATACCGGGATAAAACCCTTGAATTTGAAAATGATGAAAAGTTGTCCAACATGGTGACTGAATTGATAGAAGAATTAAACCCTTCACTCATCATCACCTTCTATCCGGACTACTCCGTTCACCCGGATCACGAAGCAACAGCTAGAGCCGTGGTCCGTGCCGTTCGACGCTTGCCGAAAGCATCAAGACCGAAGCTCCACTGCCTTGCCTTCTCCAAGAATTGTGAGGAAGCGTTAGGACAGCCGGATATCCTCGTTGATATCACACCAGTAAAAGATCAAAAAATCGGTGCCATGAAGGCACATATCTCCCAAACAGCATGGATGCTCAAGGATTTAGAAAAAGGCATTCAGCAAAATGACCCTGAAGCATTAAAGTGGGTGACCGTTGAACGATTCTGGAGTTATCAATGGGAAAATGACACAGTAGAATAA
- a CDS encoding ABC transporter ATP-binding protein: MIQLNSIIQLNGLSKSFGSQEVLKNVSLNIQKGDIYGLLGPSGSGKTTLIKLMIGLETPSTGSVTFKGNKLKAKELYPTIGYMAQSDALYDELTAKENLSFMASLYGLKKNQRKEQIEKVMTTVDLLSHLNKPVHQYSGGMKRRLSLAIALLHDPEVLFLDEPTVGIDPVLRKEIWDSFHRLKDEGRTLIITTHVMDEAERCDRLGLLQHGKIISSDTPDAIKETYGVTSIEDVFLKNGGVSIEN; encoded by the coding sequence GTGATTCAATTGAATTCCATCATCCAATTGAACGGGCTATCCAAGTCATTCGGCTCTCAAGAAGTGTTAAAAAACGTTTCTCTTAACATTCAAAAAGGCGATATCTATGGATTATTAGGGCCCTCCGGCTCGGGTAAGACCACTTTGATCAAACTTATGATCGGTCTCGAAACCCCATCGACAGGGAGTGTCACCTTCAAAGGGAACAAGCTGAAAGCAAAAGAGCTGTACCCAACCATCGGATATATGGCCCAATCCGATGCCCTCTATGATGAGCTGACAGCGAAGGAGAATCTATCTTTCATGGCTTCCCTCTATGGATTGAAGAAAAACCAACGGAAAGAGCAAATTGAAAAAGTGATGACGACCGTCGACCTTCTGTCTCATCTTAATAAGCCTGTCCATCAGTATTCAGGAGGAATGAAAAGAAGGCTTTCCCTTGCCATTGCCCTCTTACATGATCCCGAGGTTTTATTTTTGGATGAACCAACTGTCGGGATTGATCCCGTTCTAAGAAAGGAAATATGGGATAGCTTTCACCGTCTTAAGGATGAAGGCAGAACCCTTATCATTACAACCCATGTGATGGATGAAGCAGAAAGATGTGACCGGCTTGGCCTCCTGCAACATGGAAAAATCATTTCAAGCGACACACCGGATGCCATTAAAGAAACGTATGGGGTGACTTCGATTGAAGATGTATTTTTGAAAAATGGAGGTGTTTCCATTGAGAATTAG
- a CDS encoding ABC transporter permease, which produces MRIRGFVIRILQQLLRDKRTLALMFLAPLLILSMLSLVFNSDDYEAKVAIVDLSQQMEAKFDTKDFQSYTSPDKALQDIKNGELDGYILLEDPTSPSIVIEGSDPTVNGAVMKKIQTLFPSDSQKLSDHLEYVYGSGEMEMFDSFGPVLLGFFVFFFVFLISGVSFLRERTTGTLERLLASPVKIWEMVVSYVIGFGIVTLLQASLISWYSIYVLDMMMKGSFFNVLIIIVSLSFTALTLGILLSAFAKNELQMMQFIPIVVVPQIFFSGLFNLDTISEWLSWIGPITPLYYAADALRDVMIRGFAFEDLLFNLSVLIGFSILFIVLNVAALRKYRKI; this is translated from the coding sequence TTGAGAATTAGAGGTTTCGTCATCCGGATTCTTCAGCAGCTCCTACGGGATAAGCGCACATTGGCCTTGATGTTTCTAGCTCCATTACTGATACTCAGCATGCTGTCTCTCGTTTTCAACTCGGATGATTATGAGGCAAAGGTGGCGATTGTCGATCTGTCACAGCAGATGGAAGCGAAATTCGATACGAAGGATTTTCAATCATACACGAGTCCTGATAAAGCATTGCAGGACATTAAAAATGGTGAACTGGATGGCTATATTTTATTAGAAGACCCTACTTCACCTTCCATAGTCATTGAGGGAAGTGACCCCACCGTCAACGGGGCTGTGATGAAAAAAATTCAAACGTTGTTCCCCTCCGACTCTCAAAAACTATCAGATCATTTGGAGTATGTGTACGGAAGCGGGGAGATGGAGATGTTTGACTCCTTTGGACCAGTACTACTCGGCTTTTTCGTCTTCTTCTTTGTCTTTTTGATCAGCGGGGTATCTTTCCTGAGAGAGAGAACGACGGGCACACTTGAGAGGTTGCTTGCCTCCCCGGTCAAGATTTGGGAAATGGTCGTCAGCTATGTCATTGGTTTTGGTATCGTCACCCTCCTGCAAGCATCCTTGATTTCCTGGTATTCGATTTATGTCTTGGACATGATGATGAAAGGAAGCTTTTTCAATGTATTGATCATCATCGTTTCTTTATCATTCACGGCCCTGACACTTGGAATATTGCTATCGGCTTTTGCCAAGAATGAATTACAGATGATGCAGTTCATCCCGATTGTGGTCGTACCGCAAATATTCTTTTCAGGGTTATTCAATTTAGATACGATTTCTGAATGGCTGAGCTGGATCGGTCCAATCACCCCTCTATATTATGCTGCGGATGCTTTAAGAGATGTAATGATTCGAGGATTTGCATTTGAGGATTTGCTCTTTAACTTATCGGTATTGATTGGATTTTCTATACTCTTTATCGTTCTCAATGTTGCAGCCCTCAGAAAATACCGTAAAATATAG
- a CDS encoding TetR/AcrR family transcriptional regulator — MTEEKNIFKQLFDQEETLTEKQQKIVEAAIEMFAEKGYASTSTSQIAKKAGVAEGTIFRHYKTKKDLLLSIVSPTMAKLIAPFVIRDINKVLDAKYDRYEDFLKAMILNRQEFLKENMTAFKILIQEIPFHPELKEQFKEHIAEKVIEKFVKLVDHYKEKGQIIDLPSYTVVRFSATSIFGLLLVRYLFLPEAAWDDEKEIDMTVQMIVNGIGKG, encoded by the coding sequence ATGACTGAGGAAAAGAATATATTTAAACAGCTATTTGATCAGGAAGAAACACTGACTGAAAAGCAACAGAAAATCGTGGAGGCAGCCATCGAAATGTTTGCTGAAAAAGGCTACGCCTCCACCTCTACCAGCCAAATCGCAAAAAAAGCCGGCGTCGCAGAAGGAACCATCTTCCGGCATTACAAAACGAAGAAGGACCTGCTTCTTTCGATTGTATCCCCTACGATGGCCAAGTTGATCGCTCCGTTTGTGATCCGGGATATAAATAAAGTGTTAGATGCGAAGTATGATCGATATGAGGATTTCCTGAAAGCGATGATTTTGAATCGGCAGGAATTTTTGAAAGAGAACATGACCGCATTTAAGATTTTGATACAGGAAATCCCTTTTCATCCTGAGCTGAAGGAACAATTCAAAGAGCATATCGCAGAAAAAGTGATTGAGAAATTCGTGAAGCTCGTCGACCATTACAAAGAAAAGGGACAGATCATCGACCTCCCTTCATACACTGTCGTGCGATTTTCAGCCACGAGTATCTTCGGATTGCTGCTTGTCAGGTACCTCTTCCTTCCTGAAGCCGCTTGGGACGATGAGAAGGAAATCGATATGACTGTGCAGATGATTGTGAATGGGATTGGTAAGGGATAA
- a CDS encoding SDR family oxidoreductase: MSFLFHESTLKDQHILITGATGGIGYETAKVAVQAGARVTVTGRNEKMLNQLKKECRESDKVFLYIADLTDTEDREQLLSAARNQHGPITGLVNSAGIGGGDMVESLSEEDLRKIMELNYFSLVQLSQAVYNQMKDKKSGSIVNISSLSGLRGTHGNSAYSASKFAVTGFTQAFAHEAIENNIRVNAICPGYVDTDMGRSAIKSKGEREGRSLEEQLEIAKDSIPSGRLTSPNEVANTIIYLLSDAAENIVGESVKISGGSVMR; encoded by the coding sequence ATGAGTTTCCTTTTCCACGAAAGCACATTGAAAGACCAGCATATCCTCATCACTGGTGCCACAGGAGGGATCGGGTATGAGACAGCTAAAGTAGCCGTCCAGGCAGGAGCAAGGGTGACGGTTACAGGAAGAAATGAAAAGATGCTGAATCAACTAAAAAAAGAATGTCGTGAGTCAGACAAGGTCTTCCTTTATATAGCGGATCTGACCGACACTGAAGATCGCGAACAGCTTCTCTCGGCAGCAAGAAACCAGCACGGCCCTATCACAGGTCTCGTGAACTCAGCCGGGATAGGCGGCGGTGATATGGTCGAGAGTCTATCCGAAGAAGACCTGAGAAAAATCATGGAGTTAAATTATTTCTCACTGGTCCAGCTCTCACAGGCAGTTTATAACCAAATGAAGGATAAAAAAAGTGGTTCCATCGTCAATATCTCTTCCCTGTCAGGATTGAGAGGGACTCATGGTAATAGCGCATACAGTGCATCTAAGTTTGCTGTAACCGGATTTACTCAAGCCTTTGCCCATGAAGCGATTGAAAACAACATACGAGTGAATGCCATTTGCCCGGGTTATGTGGATACCGATATGGGAAGAAGCGCAATAAAATCAAAAGGCGAACGTGAAGGCAGAAGTCTTGAGGAGCAACTGGAAATCGCGAAGGATAGCATTCCTTCAGGAAGATTGACTTCCCCTAATGAAGTCGCGAACACCATTATCTATCTATTGAGTGATGCTGCCGAAAACATTGTCGGGGAATCGGTCAAAATTTCAGGGGGAAGCGTCATGCGCTGA
- a CDS encoding sigma-70 family RNA polymerase sigma factor, with the protein MDSLVSEFYRHYPHLKQNKAVDSFISQTENQKLVEDFLLQPSACKEDRLNEAFKAHYFDIRFTSYISSSIYFHSVNFDKHTRKYSERHPLTLDNKVDDEGGSYIDLVPDPASDIAPFTNYSTLTECLENERLLQAYEMLTDKQKHILDLAYVQEWSDTEIARILEVSQQAVSKTHRKALRILKSILEKGES; encoded by the coding sequence ATGGATTCATTAGTGAGTGAATTTTATCGTCATTATCCTCATCTCAAACAGAATAAAGCCGTTGATTCCTTTATCAGTCAAACGGAGAACCAGAAGTTAGTGGAAGATTTTTTACTTCAACCCAGTGCATGTAAGGAAGATCGTTTAAACGAAGCCTTTAAAGCCCATTATTTTGATATTCGATTTACCTCGTACATCAGTTCATCCATTTATTTTCATAGCGTGAACTTTGACAAGCATACAAGAAAATATAGCGAACGACACCCTCTGACCCTGGATAACAAAGTGGATGATGAGGGGGGATCGTATATCGATCTTGTACCGGATCCGGCATCGGACATTGCCCCATTCACCAATTATTCAACCTTAACAGAATGCCTGGAGAACGAAAGACTCTTGCAGGCATATGAAATGTTGACTGACAAACAGAAGCATATTCTAGATCTAGCCTACGTACAGGAATGGTCTGATACGGAAATAGCAAGAATTCTGGAAGTATCACAACAAGCCGTATCCAAAACCCATCGAAAAGCTTTACGCATATTAAAATCCATATTAGAAAAAGGAGAATCATAA
- a CDS encoding D-Ala-D-Ala carboxypeptidase family metallohydrolase: MNWTRTLRQGDSGSDVLELQIRVAGWAASSPSKTYVSVDGAFGPGTEAAVKRFQSAYGLSADGIAGPQTHSQLNSLEDSDGSTVNFAFSEFYSKDGSGFSGGNVGSTQVRENVRRLMYKLEALRKKLGNPPVVINSGFRSITHNRNVGGASNSMHTYGIAADVDPSGKTPTQVAEVAKTCGFSGIIKYSTFVHNDSRIEYPYGAGSYYWA, translated from the coding sequence ATGAATTGGACACGAACTTTACGACAAGGTGATTCAGGAAGCGATGTATTGGAACTTCAAATCCGCGTTGCAGGCTGGGCGGCAAGTTCCCCTTCGAAAACCTATGTATCGGTGGATGGGGCATTCGGACCCGGAACGGAAGCAGCCGTCAAGCGATTCCAAAGTGCGTACGGTCTTTCTGCAGACGGAATTGCAGGACCGCAAACCCATAGCCAGTTGAATAGCCTGGAAGACAGCGATGGATCGACGGTCAACTTTGCATTCAGTGAATTCTATTCCAAGGATGGAAGCGGCTTCTCTGGGGGGAATGTCGGGTCGACTCAGGTAAGAGAGAATGTGCGACGACTAATGTACAAGCTCGAAGCCCTTCGAAAAAAACTGGGGAACCCACCCGTTGTCATCAATTCTGGATTCAGAAGCATCACCCATAATCGAAATGTCGGCGGAGCCTCTAACAGTATGCATACGTACGGAATCGCAGCGGATGTCGATCCATCTGGAAAGACACCGACCCAAGTGGCGGAAGTTGCTAAAACATGCGGCTTCAGCGGGATCATCAAATACTCGACCTTCGTTCATAATGACAGCCGCATCGAATACCCGTATGGTGCCGGGTCGTATTACTGGGCTTAA